The Agromyces hippuratus genome has a window encoding:
- a CDS encoding ABC transporter permease, which produces MNLVRAIGSEFQKVFTTRMWWLLAILLAAYVAFMAGGLGTFLGWATENPEAAASAGGNTTVPPGTELAPLIYSFASSVGYVFPVLLGALAVTGEFRHKTLTPTFLAEPHRTVVLSAKFISQLVVGAGLGVIAFAVSVGAGAAALAGFGLDTGLDSSDTWALIGRGVLAMALWGAIGVGLGVLVVNQVAAIVIVIAFTQFVEPILRVVASLSDVTASIGRFLPGAASDALVGASFYNIASLGSTDTLEWWQGGLVLLGIAVVATVIGGATTWRRDVS; this is translated from the coding sequence GTGAACCTCGTGCGCGCCATCGGCTCCGAGTTCCAGAAGGTCTTCACGACGCGCATGTGGTGGCTCCTCGCGATCCTCCTCGCCGCCTACGTGGCGTTCATGGCGGGCGGCCTGGGCACCTTCCTCGGCTGGGCGACCGAGAATCCGGAGGCCGCGGCATCCGCCGGCGGCAACACCACCGTGCCCCCCGGCACCGAGCTCGCACCGCTCATCTACAGCTTCGCGTCGTCGGTGGGCTACGTGTTCCCGGTGCTGCTCGGCGCCCTCGCGGTGACCGGCGAGTTCCGGCACAAGACCCTCACACCGACCTTCCTCGCCGAACCGCACCGCACGGTCGTGCTGAGCGCCAAGTTCATCTCGCAGCTCGTGGTCGGCGCGGGCCTCGGCGTCATCGCCTTCGCCGTCTCGGTCGGCGCCGGCGCGGCGGCTCTCGCCGGCTTCGGGCTCGATACCGGGCTCGACTCGAGCGACACCTGGGCGCTCATCGGTCGCGGGGTTCTCGCCATGGCCCTCTGGGGCGCGATCGGCGTCGGCCTCGGCGTGCTCGTCGTCAACCAGGTGGCCGCGATCGTCATCGTGATCGCCTTCACCCAGTTCGTCGAACCGATCCTTCGGGTCGTGGCCTCGCTCAGCGACGTCACGGCCTCGATCGGCCGGTTCCTGCCGGGCGCCGCGAGCGACGCGCTCGTCGGGGCATCCTTCTACAACATCGCCTCGCTCGGGTCGACCGACACCCTCGAATGGTGGCAGGGCGGGCTCGTGCTGCTCGGCATCGCGGTCGTGGCGACGGTGATCGGCGGGGCGACGACCTGGCGACGGGACGTGTCGTAG
- a CDS encoding ATP-binding cassette domain-containing protein — MASGIPIEISGLSKHFGPVTAVDDLSFTVQPGKVTGFLGPNGAGKTTTLRVLLGLQRASAGTATFGGTPYSALPRPLETVGAALDANFHPGRTARNHLKVYATAAGLSSARVPAVLEQVGMSEHADRRVGGYSLGMRQRLALAYTLLGDPGVFVLDEPINGLDPEGIKWIRGFLQSLAREGRTVLVSSHLLSEVQQSVDEVVIIAKGRLMKTGTLASLELDSAPRTIADSPDRPALAAALDAAGLEYTEGRSGFIVDEPDPARVGHAAFVSGVELAALHRLRSGLEESFLSLVGGGDES, encoded by the coding sequence ATGGCGAGCGGCATCCCCATCGAGATCTCGGGGCTCAGCAAGCACTTCGGCCCCGTGACCGCGGTCGACGACCTGAGTTTCACGGTGCAACCGGGCAAGGTCACCGGATTCCTCGGCCCGAACGGGGCGGGCAAGACGACGACGCTGCGGGTGCTGCTCGGGCTGCAGCGCGCGAGCGCCGGCACCGCGACCTTCGGCGGCACGCCCTATTCGGCGCTGCCGCGACCGCTCGAGACCGTGGGTGCTGCACTCGACGCGAACTTCCACCCGGGGCGCACGGCCCGCAACCACCTCAAGGTCTACGCGACCGCCGCCGGCCTGTCGTCGGCCCGGGTGCCGGCCGTGCTCGAGCAGGTGGGCATGTCGGAGCACGCCGACCGCCGTGTCGGCGGCTACTCGCTCGGCATGCGCCAGCGGCTCGCCCTGGCCTACACGCTGCTCGGCGACCCCGGCGTCTTCGTGCTCGACGAGCCGATCAACGGACTCGACCCCGAGGGCATCAAGTGGATCCGCGGGTTCCTGCAGAGCCTCGCCCGCGAGGGTCGCACCGTGCTCGTCTCCTCGCACCTGCTCAGCGAGGTGCAGCAGAGCGTCGACGAGGTGGTCATCATCGCGAAGGGCCGGCTCATGAAGACCGGCACCCTCGCGAGCCTCGAACTCGACTCGGCGCCGCGCACGATCGCCGACTCCCCCGATCGCCCCGCCCTCGCCGCTGCGCTCGACGCCGCAGGCCTCGAGTACACCGAGGGCCGCAGCGGGTTCATCGTCGACGAACCCGACCCCGCCAGGGTCGGCCACGCCGCCTTCGTCAGCGGCGTCGAGCTCGCCGCGCTCCATCGCCTGAGATCGGGGCTCGAGGAGTCGTTCCTCTCGCTCGTCGGCGGAGGTGACGAGTCGTGA
- a CDS encoding isocitrate lyase/PEP mutase family protein, producing MTLADTAAELRRLHTDSELLQVVNVWDVVSATAVAALPQTRAIATASHSIAASFGYPDGEQIPVELMLDMCGRIARAVDVPVSADLEAGYGDAGETIRRAIGEGIVGANLEDQLKPLADAVAAVAAAVAAGDAEGVPFALNARTDAFLRGRERPLDVNIADAIERGRAYLDAGATSVFVPGDFGDDVVEQLVAGIGHRRVSVIGLPSVPPPARLEELGVARVSYGPYTQRIALGALQDAAVVLYAGGVPPHGIRQLN from the coding sequence ATGACCCTCGCCGACACCGCCGCCGAACTCCGCCGCCTGCACACCGACTCCGAACTGCTCCAGGTGGTGAATGTCTGGGACGTCGTGAGCGCCACCGCGGTCGCCGCCCTGCCGCAGACCCGCGCGATCGCCACCGCGAGCCACTCGATCGCCGCCTCCTTCGGCTACCCCGACGGCGAGCAGATCCCCGTCGAGCTCATGCTCGACATGTGCGGGCGCATCGCGCGCGCCGTCGACGTGCCGGTGAGCGCCGACCTCGAGGCCGGGTACGGCGACGCCGGCGAGACGATCCGCCGCGCCATCGGCGAGGGCATCGTCGGCGCGAACCTCGAAGACCAGCTGAAGCCGCTCGCCGACGCGGTCGCCGCGGTCGCCGCAGCGGTGGCCGCCGGCGACGCCGAGGGCGTGCCGTTCGCCCTGAACGCCCGCACCGACGCCTTCCTCCGCGGGCGCGAGCGTCCGCTCGACGTCAACATCGCCGACGCGATCGAGCGCGGCCGGGCCTACCTCGACGCCGGTGCGACGAGCGTGTTCGTGCCGGGCGACTTCGGCGACGACGTCGTCGAGCAACTCGTCGCCGGCATCGGCCACCGTCGGGTGAGCGTCATCGGCCTGCCCTCCGTGCCGCCTCCCGCACGGCTCGAAGAGCTCGGCGTCGCACGCGTCTCCTACGGTCCGTACACGCAGCGCATCGCGCTCGGCGCCCTGCAGGACGCCGCCGTCGTGCTGTACGCCGGCGGCGTGCCCCCGCACGGCATCCGCCAGCTGAACTGA
- a CDS encoding cysteine desulfurase-like protein, with translation MAYDVARIRTEFPSLESGWAQFDGPGGTQTPRSVGEAVASVLTGPLSNRGTTGVSEERAEAAVHGFRLAMADLVNGHPRGIVQGRSATQLAYDFSRHLSKQWAAGDEVVVTRLDHDSNVRPWVQAAERVGAVVRWADFDPATGELPVEAVATVLSERTRLVAVTAASNLIGTMPDVAAIAAAAHAVGALVYVDGVHSTAHELPDIAALGADFFTCSPYKFLGPHFGVLAATPELLESIAPDKLAPSTNVVPERFEFGTLPYELLAGGTAAVDALAGLADLPEADAASSRRARLVASYAALHEHEEALRTRIEAGLAELPGVTVWSRAPRRTPTLLLTFDGHEASEVTKRLAEGRVLAPSSSFYALEASRRLGLGDAGGLRVGLAPYNDANDVERLLDGLAAALD, from the coding sequence ATGGCCTACGACGTCGCGCGAATCCGTACCGAATTCCCCTCACTCGAGAGCGGCTGGGCCCAGTTCGACGGCCCCGGGGGCACGCAGACGCCGCGGTCGGTGGGCGAGGCCGTGGCATCCGTGCTCACCGGACCGCTCTCGAACCGCGGCACGACCGGCGTCTCCGAGGAGCGCGCCGAAGCCGCGGTGCACGGATTCCGGCTCGCGATGGCCGATCTCGTCAACGGGCACCCGCGCGGCATCGTGCAGGGACGCAGCGCCACGCAGCTCGCCTACGACTTCTCGCGGCATCTCTCGAAGCAGTGGGCCGCCGGCGACGAGGTCGTCGTCACCCGGCTCGACCACGACTCGAACGTGCGCCCGTGGGTGCAGGCCGCCGAGCGCGTCGGCGCCGTCGTGCGCTGGGCCGACTTCGACCCGGCCACCGGCGAGCTGCCGGTCGAGGCCGTCGCAACGGTGCTCTCCGAACGCACTCGGCTCGTCGCCGTCACCGCGGCGTCGAACCTCATCGGCACGATGCCCGATGTCGCCGCGATCGCCGCGGCCGCGCATGCGGTCGGCGCACTCGTCTACGTCGACGGCGTGCACTCCACGGCGCACGAGCTGCCCGACATCGCCGCGCTCGGAGCGGACTTCTTCACGTGCTCGCCCTACAAGTTCCTCGGCCCGCACTTCGGCGTGCTCGCTGCGACCCCCGAGCTGCTCGAGTCCATCGCGCCCGACAAGCTGGCGCCGTCGACGAACGTCGTGCCCGAGCGGTTCGAGTTCGGCACGCTGCCCTACGAGCTGCTCGCGGGCGGCACGGCGGCGGTCGACGCGCTGGCCGGTCTCGCCGACCTCCCCGAAGCGGATGCCGCGAGCTCGCGCCGTGCGCGGCTCGTCGCCTCGTACGCGGCGCTGCACGAGCACGAGGAGGCGCTGCGCACCCGGATCGAGGCCGGGCTCGCCGAGCTGCCCGGGGTCACCGTGTGGTCGCGCGCGCCGCGCCGCACGCCCACGCTGCTCCTGACATTCGACGGCCACGAGGCATCCGAGGTCACGAAGCGCCTGGCCGAGGGCCGAGTGCTCGCACCGAGCAGCAGCTTCTACGCGCTCGAGGCCTCGAGGCGCCTCGGCCTCGGCGATGCCGGCGGACTGCGGGTGGGACTCGCGCCGTACAACGACGCGAACGACGTCGAGCGGCTGCTCGACGGCCTCGCCGCGGCGCTCGACTGA